The genome window TGTAGGAGATAAAATCAGGGGTAGGTGGTACAAGCCTGGTTGGTTTGTAGAGGTGGTCACTTACGTTGGTAGGGTCATATTGTGCTGGTCCACATTGCTCCAGAGCACCCAGAACTCGATGGCCTAGGCCAATGAGAACGGCAGCAGTCAGGCTAAATCGAGTCATTTCTGCTATCGATAGGAATATTGTGATGATTGTATCCGAGTGCAAGTGCAAGGCTTTTCAAGCGATAACTGCAGAGTCCTAGGTTCTTGGAAGTGATGGTCGAATGGAACAGATTCAAGAGGTGTGTTTTCGGAGTGAAAGCCACAGCATTTATATTCCGTTGATGATGCCATGGCACTCGACCCCACGCCTCCTCGTACAAACCTGAGCGGGTAACTGACATGGGTTGCAGACTCTCTGTACATGTAGCATCTCGTATTGCTGCCGTCACTTGTCTGCTGATTAGGCAAGGTCTTGTATCCAGGATGGATTACTGCGCGATGTCTTCCGAGTCAGTTCCGATCAGGTGGACGCCAGTTTGTGCCAATGTTACCAAGGAGGTTCACCTTTATCTGCGTGAAGGAGGGATATGGACGGTTCTGTGGGGTACAAGGTGCAACTCTAACTGGCCCGGCCAAGCATCTGGCCGATCTGAGTGTGTAAGAGTGTAGCACCCCAGCCACGCCAAACGCAGGAATAACAGTGCCGATGAAAAAGATAGCGAGCTCTATATGCGGGGTATACATGTCAGTGATGGTTGCCAAGACCCAGCACACCTGACTTCCATGTTTATAGACCTCGTATTCAGAGTGTCGGATGGGCTGGCTAAATCCATTACTCCATCCGGACTATCCCCGCGCTCAGCAACTGCTGGGCCACCCGGCTTCGGCTGACTGCGGAAACGCCGGTGTTCGTGTCTTTCGAAGTTGTATCAGATTTCTTGTCTCCTGTCACTTGTGTTAATACGGGACACCCGAACAGTCCTGGAGGAAGGTTTGTATAACCTTGGGGTTGGGTACTTACACCGGCATGTCTGATGCAGCTGAGATGTCGCCGCCTCGTGTTTTATTCCTGTTCATCGTGAACTTCGTATCAAGAATTATATTGTTGTCCTGCACAGACCCTATCCCGCTGCCTAGGTAATATGGCAAGCTCAACCGACTCTATGCAATCATACGATCTGCTTGTGCACAACTCGTAACCTTGACTGCGACTTATGATCCTATTTTAGGCTTCTGGCCCATTTAAGGCATACCCTACACACAAGATTGCGATAATGGAAATACACTTCAAGGAGAGCCAGAGATCAAATGTTCTTGAAAAAGGAGACACCAGGTACTTGAGGATGATTGTTTATGAAGGCGCGTTCCCGGCCTAGGGCACtttctgtttttctttctcagcAAGGTTTGAGTTGTCAAGAAACGCACACTATTTACTCAACTATGCGTCAACGCCTCTCGAACATTTCAGGTTGCCTCCCGTTATATCGAGGATTCACTGACTACCTATTTTCAAGGACCTCACATATCGCGCGAAGCGTATGTATACCTTTGTATACTTGTTGGGCCCCTGTTAAACTCAGTTTGATATGCACCTGAGCCGTGTGTATGGCTTATACGTCTCGAGTTGGGTGTGCATACTGTGTTGTCAGGTGGATAAAAATACCTCACTGCAAAATTATATTGCGCTAAGTCCAGCGCAATGATGTCCATATACAACAGTGACTTGTGTCTCTACCGTTGTAGTTTGTCAAGGTTATCTGTGCCAAGAATCATACCGCAGCAGATACTACGTACCTAGATATGTCCGCAGAGCGAAACATAGCTCAACCTAGAATTTTGCTATCACTGAGAAATATTTGATTCTCGGCACAATTTTATCCAACTCTTGTCGTTGATATATTAATGTCCGACTGCCATCATCACAGCCCCGCAAGTGCCGGCTTCTCCGCACTTCACGGTACCCTTTCGGGTGCCAATTCCGAGTTTAGGGGTTTATTTTGTTGGAGTATATCCGCATAATGCGGAGTATCTTGCTCGAGGGTAATAAAAATCATGCGCGCTCTTCTCTTGAGGTGGCTTTCTCTCACCATGAACGGTGAATCTGAACGACATCCACATTTCAGTTCCAAAATACCAAGAAATGGCACCTCACAGCCCAACTACATCGAATAATGGGGGAGTCTCTGAGAGAACTAGTACTCTTTCCCAGCCTCAGTTTCTTTTCATCAACGGCAAATACATCCCCAGCTCAGACAATGAAACTTTCCCAGTCAGAAACCCAATAACGGGCAGCGTCCTCTACAACTGTGCTTCTGCTTCGAAGGCTGATTACGAAACCGCCATCGAGAATGCACACTCGGCCTACCAGACATGGTCACAGACAGGGCCTTCAGCAAGGAGACGCATCTTCCTCAAGGCGGCCGACATTATGGAATCGTACATCATAGGGGACGCTCCAGAGTTCATGTCCCAGGAGGTGTCTGCCACTATGCATTGGGTCAAAATCAACGTCTTTGCCACCGCGGGCCTTTTTCGCGAAACCGCGAGCCTGGCCACTCAGATCAGAGGAGAGATAGTCCCAGCTGACAGGCCCGGAACGACAATTTGGGTGGAAAGGCAGCCGGTGGGCGTGGTGTTTGCGATTTCACCATGGAATGCTCCGGTTGGTTGActcctcttttcttcgtcTCTTTGTCGTTTTATTTTCATGACCCAGAGAGCTAATTATCTCTGTACAGATCAACCTCACCGCAAGAGCAATTGCCGTCCCATTGCTCTGCGGCAATACGGTAGTCCTCAAACCATCCGAGTTCAGCCCAAAAAGTCAGGATTTGGCCATACGGGCGTTGACTGCCGCGGGCCTACCACCAGGATGCGTCAACGTTTTGCCCACAAGCGCGGAACGGACGCCTGAGGTGACCGAATTGGCGGTCAAGCACCCCAAGGTTCTTCGAATCAACTTCACGGGAAGCGACAGAGTGGGGAGGATCATCGCTGGCTGGGCGGCCACCTGCCTAAAACAATGTGTCTTGGAACTCGGCGGCAAGGCCCCTGTTATTGTCTTTGAGGATGCCAGCATTGACGATGCGGtcgaggcggtggtgtttggggcCTTGGCTTTTAGTGGACAGGTGTGCATGTCGACCGAGCGAGTGATATTGCACAAGTCAATCAGCAGGGAGTTCAAAGAGAAActgctgaagaaggtggaAACCATCAAGACCGGCAATCACTTGGAGGACCCGGCAGTTTCGATATCTGGATTGTTCACGTCGGCTCATGCAAAACGAGTGATGAGCTTGGTCAAGAGTGCGGTAGACGGTGGTGCGAAACTGCTTGCTGGTGACCTCCAAGTCACTGGCCCGAGAGGTACCATTATCCGACCTCATATTCTTGAACATGTCAGCACAAATATGAATATTGCACACGTCGAGACATTTGGGCCTGTCATGTTACTGTCTGAGTTCGAAACGGACGACGAGGCGGTGGCCTCAGCAAATGACAGCGACTTTTCTTTATGTGGGAGTGTCTTCTCAAAAGATACAATGAGGGCCTTGGACATCTCCAAGCGGCTCAGGTTAGGGGCATGTCACATCAACGGGCCGAGCTTATATGTGGAATCCACGCTGCCACAGGGAGGGACAGGGGGTGGCAGTGGATATGGACGCTTTGGTGGAATGGCTGGAGTCGAGGCATTCACTGAGAAAAAGATAATCACTGTTGTCAAACCGGGCCTGAAATTAACCCTTTGAGATCAGGCTCGGATCCAGCTATTCGTTGGTGAGGATCAAGATGATCTTACATCAATATGCTTCATGTTTCTTGTCCCTTTTGGCAGAGGATCAGGACATAATGGCGAGAAACCTAGGGCTTTGTTCATAAACATATCATTATTTCCATCCTCCCAGTGAGCCACCATCCTTCTTGCATGACTTTTTTTACGGACTGATAACCACCCAAGGTTTGCCCACTTAATTATTAAACATGAAAAACCCCAAACCCGAAAGTACGAAACGCCTTGAAGAAACACCCCCTATGTGCAGTACAAATTACCATGTTTTTTCCCTTACTACCCGCTTGCTCTGATATATCCTCCTCGAAATTTGATCAGCCTATGCAAAGTTATCCTGTCTGTCCACCCAGATATCTTCCAACTCGTTGAAACTGGAGAAGTGGATCGGACGGTGTTGATCGCTGTAAAACGGCGCAGGTGTATCCAGCTTAACATGGACCGGTTTCTTCTCCAGGCCGCCAAAGGCACTACCCATGAAGCTGTAATTCCACTTCCCTGATTCAGGCACTAGAAAGAAGCCCCTGAACTTTTCACTCAACAGTAACTGCCTCTTCTCGCCCATGGCTGTGGTAAACCCCTGGGGCTGGTCGCTGCCGACATCCTTATTCTCTACACCCCACTTGTAGCCCTGCGGCGTGAGCGCCCAGGCTGACAGTGAGACACTGCCCGGTGTAAAGGACACTGCCACAGTTAGGGTGCTCTCCTTGCTCCACGATGGGTGGGCATCAAGCAATCGGGCATGATCGGTAACATCCATGGCCGACATATAAGGAAGCTCATTACCAGATGTCGTGTGAATAATGCCGAGAGGCTCCATTCCTTTGAGCATGTCATGTTGAGGGAGATGCTGAGGCAGCTGAACATTGCGCAAACCACCAATCTGGGGCACCATGACGATACAGCGAACCTCCTTGACTTGATCATTGTCGGCAGGCGAAGCTCCATACAAATAGCCCGCGACCTGCACTCGAAGATCGGCAATCTGGATAAACTTCTTGAGGATATTTTTGGGCATCACATATGTGATGTCATCCACATCATTGTCCAGTGGTGACACGTACATATTGTTCGCCCTTGTCCGCAAATTCGACGTGGCGATAGCCCTCGTGCGCCACTCGGTCTTGGACGCAAATGTCTGCTGTTCAAACTGCGATGTTGTCGTGACGATAATCTCCTCTCCATGCACATTTTGAGTCTTGGTTGTGACAGCAGtaagctgctgctgctcctgttgctgcttttCAATCTCGGCAGCTTGTTGTCTCTGGAGAGAGGGGGCCGAAATTTCCATACCCAAGATGATGTCGCGTACTTCGCTACTTGTCAAACTGGAGACATTGACATTATTCTTCTTCCCGTAGTCATTCAGGATCAGATCACGAAGCTGCGTTTCGACCTTGATCCAGTCCTCATCCGAGAGGGAGGGCCAGATATGATGATCCTGAGTGATGACAGTCTTGTCGGGACGCAATATCAACTTCGTCTTATCCTGGTTGACGTGCAGGGCACGGAGAATGAGAATAAGACGAGAGAATGCTGTGTATGAAGAAATGCTCTTGAGCCACTCATCGTAGAGGTTGAAAAGAACCATTTGAGGCTCGGTGGCACGCAAAATCATGTCGCCAAGCTTCTCCACCTTCATGGCAGCCTGGAAGGGAAGCTGGAGCTCAGAAGCGCGAATCGAGATATTGGGGAAGTCCAGGAGATTGACCTCCAGAGGATCCAAAAGACCCTTCCGCGTGACGATGAGCTGCTTGGGCTGCTCTTCTACTGGAAGGGATCTGATCAATGCTGCCACTTCTTCAGCCGTTTTCCATTTCGCCAACTGGCCCAAGCGCTTCTGCCCTGCCCAGACACTGGTGTGGATAATCTTCAGGAACAGCTGCCCAGTCCGAGGGTTGAAGATAAAGATGGCACCGTTGATGGGCTTCGTGGTCAGGTTGCCCTCGAAGGTCTTGTGGATCGTCACACGGTACACATTTGTGTCGTCAATGAAGAGCTGAGTCTGATTGCTGAAAAGCTCGGAGTAATTTTGCGAGTTGAGGAACTCTTGGTTGCTCTCGGAGGCATACAGCTGAAGACCTTTGCGGATACGCTCACGCAACACATAAAGAGCAGGATTGGCCTTCATGATCTTGGACATGGCTTGCTGAACCAGCGTTTTCAGGCCTGGGAAGTACTGGCCGTAAGCAGAATAGAGGTTGTAGGCAAGGTCGATACCAATCATGAGGCCGGTAGGCGATGGGTACAAGCTCATGCTATCGGTGGTGTAATCCAGATACTTGGCCCTGACATATCTTTCAATATCATGGGAGTCGTAGTCGCCGTAGCGCAGCTGAACGTCAATCCAGAACTTGTTTGTCGTGGTTGCCTCGATGACATCTTTGTTGTCGAAAAGGAGGGACGGTCGCGTAACATTCCACTTGTGGCTGGCAAACAGCTGGATGTCTGCGCAGGAACTGTTCATCTTGTAGGATTTACGCGGGTGGATCGTCTCTTTCTGAACAGATTCAATGCTCAGAGCTTCCAGTTCCTGATCAAAGACCTGGCAGAGATCCATGACAACCGACTCGTGTATTTTCTGCCACAGATGGGCGCGGAAGATCTGGATCAAAGAGATCTTGAGGGTCGGGATCTTGCCGTGAAGGAAAATACCAGTCAAATCCAGTTGGACCTGGAAACCAACGTAAACATTTGCTCTGTTGATGGTTGGGCTCCACCAAAGAGTAAACCGACGGTTGGGGATTTGATTGAGACCGGACCGCTGGGCGTTTGTGAGCTTTTTGAACTTCATTGATCTGGGAAATAGTTAGTACACTGCATGCTGAGGTGTGGGTTAGAGGGGGTTTACGCACTCTTCAAAACCGGAGGCCCGCTCCCAGAATAGACCCTCCCAAGAAGGGAAGCCTGTTGCCTTGAAAAGAGTATGCTCGAGAATCGTCTCAACACCTCCCAGTGCCTGAATGACATCGGTGCGATAGGCATTGAGGTTCCATAGTTTGCCGTCGTGTCGCTGACTGGTCCACCAGAACGGATTGCTCTTCATCAACTGATAAATCTTGAACTCTGCCCGGGTGCGGAACCCCTTGTCGAAGCTCAGCGTGCTGCGGTCCTTTTGGAACAGCGTGTTGATGCGCGGCAGACCCCGATCCCAGCTGTCTTCTAGATCCTCCAAGGTCAGTCTCCTGTTTTGCTGGTTGGCCTCGAGCCTCTTCTGCGAATATTCCGTCCAGACGCGTTGGGAATCGATGAACTCGGCCTCCCAGGGAATGATGTAGCGGAAGATGTTGGGAATAAGGGTTTCCTCGTCATGAGACATGCCGGCACGGTAATGAGTGACCCCGACATCGGTCTGCTTGGACCATCGCTTATCGCTCGTTGGGATCAAGATGTGAGACCCAGAGATCATACCTAGACCACCAAGCTCTTTGGGGGTATAAAATACAGCAGGCGGGAACCGCGACGGCATCTTTGAGTTGAGGCCAATCTTGACTCGGGTTTGGATCTTAGTCTCACACTTGACAATTGTGTCAAGTAGATTGACAGTCGAAACAGCAGCCTCGCGGTAGTACGTGAAGAGAGCGATCAAGGCAGTGTTCCACTTGTTGGCAATCTTGGTGAACGTGGTTGAGCCCGAGGACATGAGGATTTGGCGAATGCGGTTGTTGAACTTCTGAATGTCCTCCTCGGTAACCTGCAAAAAGGCGTGGGCGGTGCGCTCCTTGGTGGCGTTGTTCACCAGTGACCAAACGCTGTCCTTGACGGGAAACTCGTCATTCTGGTTGCGAATCTTGGGCAAAATGCGCACCTCGAAGCCGCACATTGAGAACAGGAG of Podospora pseudopauciseta strain CBS 411.78 chromosome 7 map unlocalized CBS411.78m_7, whole genome shotgun sequence contains these proteins:
- a CDS encoding uncharacterized protein (EggNog:ENOG503NV07; COG:C), whose product is MAPHSPTTSNNGGVSERTSTLSQPQFLFINGKYIPSSDNETFPVRNPITGSVLYNCASASKADYETAIENAHSAYQTWSQTGPSARRRIFLKAADIMESYIIGDAPEFMSQEVSATMHWVKINVFATAGLFRETASLATQIRGEIVPADRPGTTIWVERQPVGVVFAISPWNAPINLTARAIAVPLLCGNTVVLKPSEFSPKSQDLAIRALTAAGLPPGCVNVLPTSAERTPEVTELAVKHPKVLRINFTGSDRVGRIIAGWAATCLKQCVLELGGKAPVIVFEDASIDDAVEAVVFGALAFSGQVCMSTERVILHKSISREFKEKLLKKVETIKTGNHLEDPAVSISGLFTSAHAKRVMSLVKSAVDGGAKLLAGDLQVTGPRGTIIRPHILEHVSTNMNIAHVETFGPVMLLSEFETDDEAVASANDSDFSLCGSVFSKDTMRALDISKRLRLGACHINGPSLYVESTLPQGGTGGGSGYGRFGGMAGVEAFTEKKIITVVKPGLKLTL